Genomic window (Nilaparvata lugens isolate BPH chromosome 7, ASM1435652v1, whole genome shotgun sequence):
ATAAGggaaggattgattgattgattgattgagtactttatttatgtagattacaatatatactgatcTATACACTTATAttaaatagcttacaatacagcaaaattataaattataaggaAAATTATAAGGATTGAGAGAGATAGGGATGGAGCGAATACGAATGAAATGAATTTGAGAAAGGCCTACGTCccataaatttatcattgaagtAGGAtcgaatgtttatttttatggGAGATGAAAATCTGCTTCATTAAGGTGCGTAAAAAGTTATGCGCCACGGTCACGTGTATTTCACATTTCATAAGATTATCACATCTGTATCTATCTGTTCCTATAGAAACACAGATGTAATAAGAATAGTGGAAAGCGCGTATTCTTGGCGCatgagtctgtacgcaccttgataTGATATAAACAGTTCAAAACAAATAGAGTTcgaataacaataaaaatgaacttCAACTTCTCTCAATATTCAAGAGAATAAACCTCTCTCATCAAAGGCAATTACAGTTGAACCAGCCTTCTAAAAATCACGGAAATCTCATTTGCAAAACATGCAATTCCAATATTCTATCTTGTGTTTTGCCATCTGCTCTTCAAAAACCTTTACGTTATTATCAATCACTCGAGAACCTTCCACATTCTTGTCGATAACTTAATAGAGCACTTGTTCGAAAATTAGTTTTGTACTGTGCTCGTTAGTGGAGCTATGCAGTGCTTTATTTGACATTGAaggagtaatgaatattatattgaatacaTAATATGAGACACTTTTAACTATAGTCACGTCTTAGACTGTTCATGAACTGCATGAATTATGATGAGGTTCTCACACATATCAAGGTTAGTAGGTCGCTCCTGCGACTACAAATTAGGGTTTATGGAGAATAAGGAAGAGAGGTAGTTTAGTGGGAGCGAAAAACTGGGCTGATATCGATTAGATAGATGTCTTTGATTAAATTGAGTATTGAAATTTGAGTAACAATCATGAtaatgtaaatgataaatagatGTATCCCCAATGAATGATACGAATAATAGAATCGATTATTATTACAACCAGTAAACTTTTGTAAGTACCAAGCAGTAAAGTACCAAGTAGATGAATTCCGAATTCCTATTTTAAGCAGACGCATATGAAGCATACATCGAATAATAATACTCAGATTAATgtgaatttacaataatattatgatcattAATAGAAAATACAGCGGAATGTATTAGATGAATTCatttagaaaatttcaattgataagAATAAACAGAAAAGAAATAATATCCAGAGATGTAGTTTATCTTTAAAAAACAGACACCATTGATGAGTTATTCTTTGAATACTAAATAGCAATATTAATTAGAGATTAATCATAAAAGCCATTCAATTCAGCGACCACATAATACAAATATGTACTATACATACTAGTACATTATTTGTACTATGTGGTCGCTGATTTCATTATTCCTTATCTTGTTCATCTTCTGAGTGATAGGAATCGAACCTACCactcttttattaattttcctATTTAGGATCTCATATCATACATATTACATAATAGAAAATAGCACTCAATATTCTATTCCTCTTTTCTGTGATGATACTATTAAGAGAAAGAAATTACTTTGACGAGGAATGAATCCTAATACAGCCTACACGTCTTCATTCGTCATAATGGAGTACTGTACTTCAAAATCCTACAAACGACACTGCTTCAAAATATACTGTTCCTTTCCATACCGTTTGAGAGATGAAGGAACGGAATTTGAGTAGTTTCATTTGGAAGTTTCGGTGCCGACTCAACCTCTcactcaatttgaaaattctctTTTTCCTCATTCCCTCTCTGTCTAACCACTTTTTTCCCCGGCTTTTCCATCTTTCTCCCACCTCGCAGCCTGTCATTTCCCTTTCTACGGTGATACACTTTCGTTACTTCCCTTTGACGTAGCGTTCTGTTCACGCCACTGATTCTCATCTGTCTTTCTCATGTTGCACGTCATCTTATTCCATAATATTTAATAGAAATACGAGTGTTAAACTCCGACTGCACTTTGTGTTGCCTACAGTTACCAGTGAATGTGTCATAATAAATCTCAACTCTTACCTTTACATTCAATTCTCACCTAATGAATGTATCAAGATATATTCATCTCAACATCTCCAAGATACTCCTCACTAAATATCCCTTTATAATTCATCACTTCATTGTTCTTTTCTAGCATTCCTACATTTTGAAGTATACCTACTTATAATGAAGAAACTTTAtcgaataatattcaataacgACATTGTATAATGTCGTCAAAGCTTGAAATGAGATTCCTTGGTAAAAATCCGATCCATGAATTCCAACATAATAATTAACGTTATCGATATTGCTTAATAAGTGTGTTCAAATCTGTGATAGTGGATTTGATTTTGCATTACCCAAATCAACCACTCACTTACCCTTGGCTCCACTAGGACATAAGGCCTATGTAATACTCAGAtagtatttatattcatatacaATGATGGCACAAATCCCAGAAAAGTAACACAGGCtcaagcccaaaacggttccaattctaattcattGATCAATGCTAATTTATATTCTGATAGTGTGATAAGGATATgagattatatttttgttcCCCAGAAATCATTTCTTGCAACCAATAATATAATGAACATATCATATCATTAGATATTACTCTTGGACTTACAACAATCCTCAATCGAGAATATTATATTCGATTATTAATGTAAATCACTAATGAACATGAACATGCAACagacaatagaatagaatgtcGTTGTTATTTGTTCGGAATCAAAATGCGAATTAATCCAGAGCTAATTTTTTATACAGTTCATGACCAATCAAATCTGACTGCTGAggatttctatttatatgaacAGATTTCTGAGAAACACTTTGTGTTATGTGCCCAAATTATCCAAAGGgatgaatttaatgtgaaatcaCCACCGGAAAAGTTGAGCCCAACTAATAAAAACCTACCTACAGATACCTTGTTTTGCGCACTACATAATTATCACGTTCATCCAAACACTCACATCAAAGGGgcaaaattgaatttgtaatcaTAATGGTGGAAAGCTTTGGAATTTGAGTCGTCGTAATTGAAGAGTTCAAGACTGTAATTGGTTTTGTTATGGATAAATACGCTTATTAGCTACGTACATTCAATTAACCCAGTTTGTTAATTGGCAATTACATGCGAGCCGAGCTGAATTTGTCGTCAGTTAGTGTGCTGCAATGCTTAGCTTAGCTTTTGTTGGGGGGTAATGAGCCGTAGTGGGACTGCGACAGTGGTCTAGCCAGAGAATTAGCAGTCACTGAGACTGGAGGGCTGTCACACATTTTCTACGTCACATCACTCAGAGACAGAGCTGATTCGatcaattttcaactcttctGCTGTATTCCTTGAACGTCAAAGTGACATAACAAAACTCATTCTAATAAAAACTCATGAAATAGAATATTGCTAATCGCTAAATATTCCTAGTATGAATTACTGaatcattaattaattcattggagaatTCAAGTGATTCATAAAGTTAATGACTGACATGTTGTTTTAGGGCCGGCTttcgagctcaggatttagctaagatctagacttcaaacagctggagtcagaaaattggctttctgaaacagggcgtagtcgcagtccacgtttaaattaaatttcgaaaaactaaaaactgaacacaaaacaaaataaacagaaaacagTGTAAAGTTCCTCAAGCTATCTTGAAAAtgtttaggaatgtttcatttgtcaagggaaaacgtttccaatcatAGACATGAAAAAATGAGATTAGGTACtataaaaactgcaactaccccccgtttcggaaagcaaatTCTCTGATatcagctgtttgaagtctagaactcagctaaatcccaAGCTTGGGAACCGCTCATTATTTTCGAATAACAGGTTCATTTGTAAGAATACGTGCCCGAAACTCTGGTCCTAAAGAGGTGAATGAGATGTATTAATCAACTCcttcaaattttaatcaataGTTTTCTTCCAATGTCATTCTATGCATGAAAATCCCTTGGAATAATTAGGATACTTAATACTAGTTATGAGAATCATCGCTGATGAATATTACTAGATTACATCTTGTCAagctattcaatttttattgactCATAGAAATAATTTCGTATTGGATTTGAGATCTTTACTCATGAACTCTGTATCTTAGCAAAATTATGAGACTTCTATCGAATTTCAGTTTCGTGATTTTGCAGAAAGAATAACATCACTTGTCTCAGTTCTCTTCTTCAGTAGTCTCAGCTGATTCTGAATCGACCTCAAGATGTTCATTCTCACTAGACAACGATTGAGAAGGCTTTGAATTATTCAGAGCATCCTCCTTCTTGATGGCATCTATCTCAGACTGAGTGAGATATCCTGGTACTATTTTCAGTTCGGGACCGTCCTTGGCACCCAACAAACTTTTAGAAGATATTGGAGTATCTTCAGGATGATCTCCGCTTCCTAATGAAGTTTCAGTTTCTGAGATTTTTGAGAGCTGCATTTGTTGAGATTGATCAAGACCAGTTGAAGCTTCTAAAACCTTCTCAGAATGGTCATCTTTCTCTGAAGAAACTCCAGTTGCTGAAAGAGATGAGATTGGGTTCTGTTGGGGATGATCAAGACCAGTTAAAGCTTCTGATACCCTCTCAGGGTGATCGATTTTCTCTGAAAAACCTCCAAGAGATGATGTTGGGTTCAGTTGAGGTTGATTAAGACCAATTGAAGACTCCGAAACTTTTTCAGGATGATTGTTAATGATTTCTGAGAACGTTCCAGTTGCTGTGAGAAACGATGCTGGTGGAATTTGTTGAGGGTAGTCGACATCAGTAGCAGAAGATTCTGAGTGCAGGCTTTCTTGAGGATTCAACTCAGATTTGGTTGAATCATGATGCGGTTTGTAGTAAGGAGGGGGACCATTGGGAGACTGCTCTACTCTATCGGGTGAAACAAATACAGGTTTGTTTTGGGCACTGTATATGAGAGACTCGAGGATGGCAGGATTGATTGATGGTTCAATGGGGAGCCCATGTTGGTGAGGAGTTGGGGGAGGGGCTGCCTGAATGGAGTAGAGGGAACCTTCTGAGGGAGGTCGGTAAAGGggttgatgaggaggaggtcGCAGTTCAGCTGGTGACATGGGAGGCACAGGGGCGAGGAGGACAGGATGTGGACGAGGACGATCCGGGGACACGCAGAGGACGGGAGCTGGTGCAGCGAGCAGAGAAGTGATGTCTGGCTCCTGGGAGTTGGAGTTTGGTGTGTAGGCCAACACTTCCCACGGCTCAATGTCCATGTCTGGCTGGTAGCTTACCTGtcaaaatatcataaaaaattttatcATCATATGCTTGAAATAGGACATTAGCTAGTAAGAATAAAACAATTGAATAAGATTTCGTTGGTAGCTAGGTTACTAGGGTAACACTGGTAGCTCTGGTTATCATTGTTGACAATGGTTTTCAAATAAGAGCTGGAGCTCATCTGGTAAACTAAGTAGTTATAGTCTGCGCACATGCTGAAGTGAATTGACTACGTTATAAACTCACACACAAATAGGACATAAACAGATCAGCTACACAATCAACTCTAGCTTATAGTTTATAGTGATAGTACTTATAAAGTACTTATAAGAATAAGCCACTATACTATTAAGAAGTTCACTTTTTGAATCATGAGGACTTACTATTTACGACTTACTATTTATGACTTATATGATTCAtactcattttcaaaatttcacaaGACGTTctcttaatcaatcaattaattcttatttattctttattgattcatacaataagtacatcatcaaaaatgatagggaggagaaaaaataaggtagccttgggctattcttctcccaaatttagataaggttacacatagtctctGTTTGACAATCAATAATCATCCTTTTCCTGGCAAGAGAAATGGAACAACGTTATTGTTTGTCAATTGTAGAATGAGATAATTCCgataattttgtacaaatatgtgaatagataaatagaatGATAATTGTAAGAGATCATCAAACTAATTATCATGTGATTGATCATTCAATGTGAGTGAGAGTTTCCATTCTCATaatcttagtgccggttgcacaaaagccggttaaattttaatagggaTCAATTCCCCGAGatttctctgattgtttctcatgaaattaatcagggttaaaatttaaccggctcttgtgcaaccggcacttagcaTTTTTACTCCTCAttgatgatttttgttcttaatAAATTTTGTTCTTAATAAAGCGCGATTTTTGTTCGCGCTATTTTGCGTCCTTAAGAATTCTGTtggattaaaaagatgatttcaaaaagatgatgtttgtcaagctcagtttaatccaatagaattcataaggacggcaaaatattctacgaacaaaaattgatgtgtgtgttcGGGGCTTTAaggaaattaattatttgaaaataactgAGAGGAGATGACAGCTTGAGAAAAGCTTACTTGAGCTCAACAATTTTATCAAATGAATTCTAATAATGCCCCGCTTTaccaaaatttatttccatgcGATATACAACTGTCACTATTGACACAACTCATAATCTAAAATACAGTATTACAAAGATTAAACTGATTGGTTTAACAATTATGATTGTACACATCATTATTTATCACTTCTGAACTTGAAATACAAACCCGTCGCCTGAGTACGAACTGCGGCTCGCCGGGTAGAATGTAGAGGGGCAGGGAGCTCCCGCCAGCCCCCCCGCCAGCAATCATGGTGGACAGGTCCAGGACGGGGAGCATGACGCGGCAGATGAGTGTCTGGGTGGGGTCAGGGAGGCCGAAGGGATGCACCCGCCGCGATTGGCCCATCACTGTCCAGTTGTCCGGCAAATAGGTGAGCAGCAGTGAAGGCCctgaaataaaaaatgtactTATTCAACTTTTCCAGttctaatttaaatttttataattattaaatgtatATCTTTGCAATAGAATAATTTCGAAGTATTGAGCGAGTTTTAGAGAGAAGCTTTTGCATTCTTGCTTCTCATAAAATCTTGTCTCCATCGGCAAGCTCGAAGCAAGCATGTTTAATTTACTAACATTAGTTTCTCTTGTTTTCAGTAAAAACATTGGTTTATCTATTCACTTCGAACAGGTTGCATTCCCTATGGAAGCGACAATAATGTTACGATGGAGTCAGTAGTTCCATTGTTATAAAAACTGGGAGATTAGTCATATTCTCAGCTGAGTTTGGAAAGAAAGATAAATCGTTCTATATTATTCACTTCTATGAAATGagtcaagttttgaaaattccagaaatgaatcaatttttgaaaattccaaGCATTGTTTTTTTACCAAGCGTGCTGCTGAGGAATTGATTGAGACTTCTAAATTGTTGAGTATGTCCAAAATAAAagctttcaaaataattatgtttattggattctgaatagattttcTTCTTTGAGAAATGATTCCCCAATTTCATGATTCATAGTTTATTAGGTGTATTGAGTTTTTTTCATTGTAGCCTATCTGATGTGTTATTATCAAATGAGTTGGTCAAATTAGATTTAATTCCTCTTCTCCTGTGAAATCATAATGTCAATGTGAAAACCATGtggaattgaatttgattaataattcaatatgaatccTAGGCCTGAATATGTGATGATTTGACTTTGATATAATATGATAAGTTGATTGAGTTTAATGAAGTAATAAAAccgttgaaaatgaaaatatttttcattctattGCAGTTCGACCAGTATGGAGTTTGCATTTTCAcagtgaatattataatttcctgtTCCAAAAATGCATTCATCAATTTACCTTGTAAAATCTATCAATTCCATGAATATGCTATTGATTCAAAAAACTTGAAGTgaatttcatatttgtttttaATTGATTTCCATTGAGTACTGGTTATGAATTGTACAAGAGACGTACTGTGACCTTCATTCAACATGAGCATGAACTCATGACATTTGACTCTCAGTGAGATATATAATGATTTTCACACTTACTACTTTGAACAGGATATCCATTGGCACAGAACAAACAAGAAAGGAACAAAATGAAACCAAGAGACACCGACATGTTGAAACTCCCCAACTTCGGTTCACTATGAGCTCACAAAGGTACAGAAACAGTGTTAATTAATTACTAGTCTTCTATCAATAGATAGCTTAATGGAGTGCTTCCCAAGCTCTGACCTCATTTCTCTACTATGCTTTTTATCAAAGGTGACGATACATCATACATCACGTATTAGTTCTGAGGAGAAATTACATTCTCTATGATGGAATATGATAGATTCGAAGAAACGAGAACTATTTTGTAGCCTCGTTCTCTAATAGGCAGGATTATCGTGAATGTAAAATACTTTTTCAAGACAAAACTCGATAGATTATGCAGTGAATAGTGCATTATTTCTATACTTGTTCAATATACAATAATCATGACACTGTATGTCCGGATTGAATTGAGATGTATTATTTgtcaatattttgttattaaaaatatagatttcACGATAATTATCCAATGACAATTGATGCAATTATGTCAAATGAGAGTTGATTAACGTTGTCCACAGCCGATAATCaattagaaataatttatatttcatgATAGACATGACGAATTGGCAACTTTCATGGGTCCGGGGTCCTAAGGGCAGACTTTGTTGTTACAACTCCCATCGGATCTTATCGCACAGTATTCgaacaattcaataaatttgagtatgtaataataatattgactcACAATATACCATGTTTCTGAAAAGTATATCATAATCATTCTTAGTACACAAACTTATTACTACTTATTATTCtctgtttttctattattattagcatatggcttttaatggtggggagacccaagggtagttccaccttgccgtatatagtccaaagctcactaatgggaaaccggacactaaggttatagtgagcacaatactttgaatttacacttttcacttcggaataaagttcattttgatgttaaaaagtccaaacatatacaaaacacaaaaccactaagccaaattATTCTCTGTAATATCTTAATTGGTAGTGAATTGATCAAACTATGGTTTCTGCATGAATACTCCAGATTCATTGCTTCGAATTGGTTAAAGGTTCCCCTAGCCTATTTCGTATCTTAAATGAATTTCCAGTGTTTCAATGTGCAGCTTCAATGATTCGATTCTGATTTCCAATCATGATTTAATAAAGAGTTGTAATAGTGTTGGAAAATGTATGATAACTCCCACAAACAAATCACTCATACCCCCTTGAAAATAAGAAGTTAGTGGTGTTCGAAACAATAAAccaaacaaaaaaatagaaaacagcgTAAATGCAGCTTGCGAGGCAGTGATTATTTCGAATCCAGTCCGTGGAAGGCAGCAAAGATTAAATCGGATGAAAAATGAAGTCGCGAGCCGAAGCCGAGACTAGTTGATATACACCATTGAAAGGAGGCCTGTAACTGGGAAAGTTGAGTCAGACTTTTCGCggaggaaagagaagaaaaatgtcGAGAAGgtgagaagaagagggagtaAGTGAGAAAGGAAAATATGTCTGAAAGTAGTTGGGTCACTCCCTTCTCGGTTGTGACACATATTCTCAGGAGGGCAATACGCCGCCATGCTATATGGTACTTGGGCCAACTTTTGAACGCTTTGAGAGTCAATCACTCTCTCGCTAAGTCTCTCTTACTCACCCTCCATGTTCACCATCTCTTTCTTACTTTTATTCTCCAATTTCAACCCCTTTCTCCGTAGAAAGTCTACATCTGCTGGCGGTTAGGCGACCACGTTCTCGTTCTCTCAGAAATAAGTGTCCTCTAGCACTTAAATCACAACACTGGTTTTGGAAAAGTGAGTATTGTAGCCTCGTAAGCTGAAATCTTCTGAGGGATCATTATTTCCAGTGAATCATGGGTTGACTCACAGAGGGatcaatgatttgataatatattttatcataatgGTGACAAAACTATATTGGGCTATGTCATttttaaaagtgtgaaatttatttcaattcttggttgtttgtttttcatattgatttatattattcCTACCTATTAGACACGTTCAGTTCGTGGACCAGAGAGTTGACTATGGGTCGCTTTACCCCTTTCACTTTCACTCTATTATAACGCTACAAAACTAAAGCAATAGCATCCGATAATCAAACTGATTTGTATCCAGATATTTTGTTCAACCAGCAAGCATGCCGTAATTCCAAAATTGGGAATACAGCAGTTAGGCATGCGATGTTGGCTTCCTTCTATCACCACTCACCACCACACCAAAAAAAATAGAGATTAACACTAAAATAAATTGGTCTCCCAAGTGACTCAGTTCAGATACTTTTTACTATGTTTAGGAAGTGTCTAAAGTCGCCTCAAATGACGGTATGTTTTTTAagatcatcaatcaatcaatcaaattgagAACAATACAATGAATACAATGTATGAACCATAGAAATAATAGATAAgcaaaaaatacataataagattCCAATCAACACATCGATTCTTAAACTGAAGATAACTCGTTTTCAATCTGACAATGATTGCAAAACCTAGGTTTGTGCGCTGGAAATAGATACAATCATTTGCCTTAGAATATGCTATAGCAAAATTATAGAGGATTTACTGAAACATAGGGGAACAACAATGATTCATAGCTTCATATCTTTGATTGAACCAAAtgtcaattaaaaaaaggaaattCTGTGAATCTATCAGTAATCATATCCTATATTACCACCCAACAGTGGATATTAGGTCACAAAGTCTCTATAAAAAAAGTGTTAAGAATCCGAATAAATTGTTGTCAAAAAATTAAGCTATGGATAATGGTACAACTTCTGAAAAAATACTCGTTGCGACAGAACTTCTTAAGGAAACAACTTATACTGGTTGCGACACCTTTGCAACTTACGTTCGCAAGTTCATGCAATTGAATAATGGCGGACCAAGCTGGTCCTTCTCAGAGGCTCCCTTCTCCCTCTCTGCCCTAAGGGATCTTATCCCCTAGCCTGATGGATGCAGGGAGAAGGAAGGGACCCCATCAGTAACCCACTGGCAGACTCGATCGCCCTGGGTGCAAGAGTGTGCAGAATGACTTCAGAAACAACCTTGATTTACACAGGCCGAATGCTGACGGCTATAACTTTGCTCAACTTCACCTGAATGCCTTTCAGTACAGACTGCTCTATCCAACTAACAGGTTTCCCCACACTGAGCAAACACGTGCTATCAACGCTTTGCAGTCGATTTTGGCGTTTCCATTAACCTTTTCAAACTCAAAATTCTAAACTATTGAATATTGGTAATTTTTTGCTCTGTAGAATCGGTTGTGTTGAAAATTGTTGGATATAACTTTGTTGTGGAAAATTCATCCAACTAAATTCAGGAAATGACTGAGCATATAATTTACGAACTTCACATTCGCTGGGAAACTAATATATTGAATACATTGATCCAATATGGAATTGTAAATTTTCATCAATTCTAATAGCTTGAAGTATTGAAGTATTGATTTCAGAGAAACTCACTacatattttgaatgaataaacttgGTATGATTTGGAAGTAAACGGTAAGAAAAAGTGAACTTGAGTTCTCATAGTGTGTGTATTTTTGAGATTGGTTTAGTGAATATTGTTTCTGAGTGaccaagtaccagatgtcatatatatatatatatatatatatatataatatatatatatatatatatatatatatatatatatatatatatatatagcgagtttttgcaacttcagtTGTGTCGCTTCTCGCACCCCAATCGCCATCTTTCCTTATTTATCCAGTCTCCTTCAAAGAGACCTCTACTCTCCATTTCAATGTGGAcgaccagatgtcaactgttttaaatgttaacaaactcagttcacgtttgaatttgtatttcatatgatataattcatccagttccgtgatgatctttcaatctgatgaaaattaattttttcgaataaaaaatattataatttctcgagcattatttagttcatatgtttattttttccacctattgaattagttttttcgaatgtgagaatattgatactgatgggcacgcataataataccatgactgcaaaacaaaatattgagacCAAAGACcataaagctgcgattagaccaaatttattaaaaaaatgttaataactaaatccttttagattatattagattgaacataacttatcatacacatgatgagcatatgtttttgtcaacttccgttcaatctaatagaatctataaggattaagttataaccattttgttaataactttggtgtaaacccagcttaaagatgcatacctctctaatgtctttgattgaaactatagaacttatacaaatacagtaatagacaggcttctccacacatctgtgtaatcacttgtcagctgatttatgatgaataattctatagtatgatttttactctaatattggcgtatgaaggaggctcctttttccttttatattatccttgaaatgcaaaatttccaaaaaccttgtatatacgtcgacgcgcaatttaaaaaggaacatacctgtcaaatttcatgaaaatctattaccgcgtttcgccgtaaatgcgcaacatataaatatataaacatttaaacattaagagaaatgccaaaccgtcgacttgaatcttagacctcacttcgttcggtcaattatagtggggtatcataattagaactaagtttagtattagcaacttttgtatgtataatataacaatcatgtatatattttgtcaataaactcctctggttgcaatttattggcaatcagagagattattattattaatcaaagcGTGCTTGGCTAACAATGTTCTGAAGAATCGATCATAAACACGGCACTGATAATCTACATAAAAGCTTATTCTGAATGAGACTTTGAAAGCTGCAACACAATTTTATGTATTTACGCTATGTAAATGCATAACACTTATTTTTCCAACTCTGGATCATgacagaaatttttcaattctagttcggataattatcattgatattc
Coding sequences:
- the LOC120352447 gene encoding pollen-specific leucine-rich repeat extensin-like protein 1 gives rise to the protein MSVSLGFILFLSCLFCANGYPVQSRPSLLLTYLPDNWTVMGQSRRVHPFGLPDPTQTLICRVMLPVLDLSTMIAGGGAGGSSLPLYILPGEPQFVLRRRVSYQPDMDIEPWEVLAYTPNSNSQEPDITSLLAAPAPVLCVSPDRPRPHPVLLAPVPPMSPAELRPPPHQPLYRPPSEGSLYSIQAAPPPTPHQHGLPIEPSINPAILESLIYSAQNKPVFVSPDRVEQSPNGPPPYYKPHHDSTKSELNPQESLHSESSATDVDYPQQIPPASFLTATGTFSEIINNHPEKVSESSIGLNQPQLNPTSSLGGFSEKIDHPERVSEALTGLDHPQQNPISSLSATGVSSEKDDHSEKVLEASTGLDQSQQMQLSKISETETSLGSGDHPEDTPISSKSLLGAKDGPELKIVPGYLTQSEIDAIKKEDALNNSKPSQSLSSENEHLEVDSESAETTEEEN